A region of Pyxidicoccus parkwaysis DNA encodes the following proteins:
- a CDS encoding cation:proton antiporter → MQALLVLLSIAALSLLASSRVLDPGRFPALARLAASGFLFLLLGILLGPSVVGLLTPGNLEGLRPLVALGLGTAGVILGLNLEPRLLRLLPRPVYSAALAHAGSAFLFVALPLVAPLLLAFKLPPQSAVGAAALLGAAASLSSGHFAVLAYRAGRMDRARGLGVALLTMLDDAVGLGVLALALVLSAASHVGEGLGLVCLAVLLGVMCGALLAFLTHSLKDLAELTTVTLGGVALVAGAAAYLRVSALLAGVACGATLALVGGRTAERVSRALGRVERPSFLVLVFLVGCGVHARDWGAWALVPGFVGLRFLGKVLGGKLAQKLAGSALELPPRLGYALIAQGGLALCLVAEYGMLVPGGLSQRVLDVVVVGAVANELLAGQAFRQVLTPTPATARAPRPDVEVAT, encoded by the coding sequence GTGCAAGCGCTGCTCGTCCTCCTCTCCATCGCGGCGCTGTCGCTGCTCGCCTCCAGCCGCGTGCTGGACCCCGGGCGTTTCCCGGCACTGGCGAGGCTGGCGGCCAGCGGCTTCCTGTTCCTGCTCCTGGGCATCCTCCTGGGGCCGTCCGTGGTGGGGCTGCTCACTCCGGGCAACCTGGAGGGCCTGCGCCCGCTGGTGGCGCTCGGCCTGGGCACCGCGGGCGTCATTCTCGGGCTCAACCTGGAGCCCCGGCTGCTGAGGCTGTTGCCGCGGCCGGTGTACTCGGCGGCGCTCGCGCACGCGGGCTCGGCGTTCCTGTTCGTGGCGCTGCCGCTGGTGGCGCCGCTGCTCCTGGCCTTCAAGCTGCCTCCGCAGTCGGCGGTGGGCGCGGCGGCGCTGTTGGGCGCGGCGGCGAGCCTGTCCTCGGGCCACTTCGCGGTGCTGGCGTACCGGGCCGGGCGCATGGACCGGGCGCGCGGGCTGGGCGTGGCGCTGCTCACCATGCTGGACGACGCGGTGGGCCTGGGCGTGCTGGCGCTGGCGCTGGTGCTGAGCGCGGCGAGCCACGTGGGTGAGGGGCTGGGGCTGGTGTGCCTCGCGGTGCTGCTGGGCGTCATGTGCGGGGCGCTGCTGGCCTTCCTGACGCACTCGCTGAAGGACCTGGCGGAGCTGACCACGGTGACGCTGGGCGGGGTGGCGCTGGTGGCGGGCGCGGCGGCATACCTGCGCGTGTCCGCGCTGCTGGCGGGCGTGGCCTGTGGCGCCACGCTGGCGCTGGTGGGCGGGCGCACGGCGGAGCGCGTGTCGCGCGCGCTGGGGCGGGTGGAGCGGCCGTCGTTCCTGGTGCTGGTGTTCCTGGTGGGCTGCGGCGTGCACGCGCGGGACTGGGGCGCGTGGGCGCTGGTGCCGGGCTTCGTGGGGCTGCGCTTCCTGGGCAAGGTGCTGGGCGGGAAGCTGGCGCAGAAGCTCGCGGGGAGCGCGCTGGAGCTGCCGCCGAGGCTGGGCTACGCGCTGATTGCGCAGGGCGGCCTCGCGCTGTGCCTCGTCGCCGAGTACGGGATGCTGGTGCCCGGCGGGCTGTCGCAGCGCGTGCTGGACGTGGTGGTGGTGGGCGCGGTGGCGAACGAGCTGCTCGCCGGCCAGGCCTTCCGCCAGGTGCTGACTCCCACGCCAGCTACTGCCCGGGCACCGAGGCCGGACGTGGAGGTGGCGACATGA
- a CDS encoding TVP38/TMEM64 family protein, giving the protein MLRLLGPDFIDQKRITSVLEPFGDAAPLAYVGFLAIRPVTLLPGQLLTAVGGMMFGTLAATLYSLTGSFLSAMLLFGVARKLGTRPMKRLAGGKYPALVRAARRHDFLFALLACINPLCPTDVMLAAAAASGARMWPLLAGVMLGTIPGTFLTAQFGSGLAQGRTVMTLVSAVGLVVSLVLGVFIGRRFYKEINGAPAERPDAPAHAASSVSPDVQPEAPVRPGHAKQDGVPATW; this is encoded by the coding sequence ATGCTGCGGCTCCTGGGGCCGGACTTCATCGACCAGAAGCGCATCACGTCCGTCCTGGAGCCGTTCGGCGACGCAGCTCCCCTCGCCTACGTCGGCTTTCTCGCAATCCGCCCGGTGACGCTGCTGCCCGGTCAGCTCCTGACCGCGGTGGGCGGGATGATGTTCGGGACGCTCGCAGCAACCCTCTATTCACTAACGGGCAGCTTCCTGTCTGCCATGTTGCTCTTCGGGGTGGCGCGCAAGCTGGGCACCCGGCCGATGAAGCGCCTGGCCGGCGGCAAGTACCCCGCGCTGGTGCGGGCCGCGCGGCGGCACGACTTCCTCTTCGCGCTGCTGGCCTGCATCAACCCGCTGTGTCCCACCGACGTCATGCTGGCGGCTGCGGCGGCCAGCGGCGCGCGGATGTGGCCGCTGCTCGCGGGCGTCATGCTGGGCACCATTCCGGGCACCTTCCTCACCGCGCAGTTCGGCAGCGGGCTGGCCCAGGGGCGCACGGTGATGACGCTCGTGTCCGCGGTGGGGCTCGTGGTGTCGCTGGTGCTGGGCGTCTTCATCGGCAGGCGCTTCTACAAGGAAATCAATGGCGCACCGGCGGAGCGCCCGGACGCGCCGGCCCATGCCGCGTCGAGCGTGTCCCCCGACGTCCAGCCGGAGGCACCGGTGCGGCCGGGGCATGCGAAGCAGGATGGCGTGCCCGCCACCTGGTAG
- a CDS encoding RNA polymerase sigma factor, with amino-acid sequence MRPSSPHTRIEHLLRELAPQVLGAVIRRFHDFAASEDAVQEALLAAASQWPRDGVPDDPRAWLIQVAARRTTDQVRAEAARRRREELVVSLVPPELQLVLGADSDEALGRDDALVLLFMCCHPALTPASAIALTLRAVGGLTTAEIAKAFLVPEATMAQRISRAKQSIKSSGVPFQMPTPEETAQRLGAVLHVLYLIFNEGYTTSSGSELNRTDLSGEAIRITRMLHERLPEDADVAGLLALMLLTDARRAARTAPDGMPIPLPEQDRSLWDRASIAEGIALVTAALSKGAVGEYQLQAAIAAVHDEAARAEDTDWPQILALYEVLMKLSDNPMVTLNHAVAVAMVHGPKAGLELLKALDADARVAGHHRLDAVRAHLLERAGERDAAIEHFRKAAGRTTNLPERNYLLMQAARLRDTGA; translated from the coding sequence GTGAGGCCTTCGTCGCCCCATACCCGCATCGAGCACCTGCTGCGCGAGCTCGCGCCGCAGGTGCTCGGCGCGGTCATCCGGCGGTTCCACGACTTCGCGGCGTCGGAGGACGCGGTGCAGGAGGCGCTGCTCGCGGCGGCTTCGCAGTGGCCTCGCGATGGCGTGCCGGATGATCCACGCGCATGGCTCATCCAGGTCGCGGCGCGGCGCACCACCGACCAGGTCCGGGCGGAGGCGGCGCGCCGTCGGCGCGAGGAGCTGGTGGTCAGCCTCGTGCCGCCGGAGCTGCAGCTCGTGCTCGGGGCCGACAGCGACGAGGCCCTGGGGCGGGACGATGCGCTCGTGCTGCTGTTCATGTGCTGCCACCCCGCGCTCACGCCGGCCTCGGCCATCGCGCTCACGTTGCGTGCGGTGGGCGGCCTGACGACGGCGGAGATTGCCAAGGCGTTCCTCGTGCCCGAGGCGACGATGGCGCAACGGATCAGCCGGGCGAAGCAGAGCATCAAGTCGTCCGGCGTGCCGTTCCAGATGCCCACGCCGGAGGAGACGGCGCAGCGGCTCGGCGCGGTGCTGCACGTGCTCTACCTCATCTTCAACGAGGGCTACACGACGAGCTCCGGCTCCGAGCTGAACCGCACGGACCTGTCCGGCGAGGCCATCCGCATCACTCGCATGCTGCATGAGCGCCTGCCGGAGGATGCGGACGTCGCCGGCCTGCTCGCGTTGATGCTCCTGACGGATGCACGGCGCGCGGCGCGGACCGCGCCGGATGGAATGCCCATTCCACTTCCCGAGCAGGACCGGAGCCTGTGGGACCGGGCGTCCATCGCCGAGGGCATCGCGCTCGTCACCGCGGCGCTGTCGAAGGGCGCGGTGGGGGAGTACCAGCTCCAGGCCGCGATTGCGGCCGTGCACGACGAGGCGGCTCGGGCCGAGGACACGGACTGGCCGCAGATATTGGCGCTGTACGAAGTGCTGATGAAGCTGTCCGACAACCCGATGGTGACGCTCAACCACGCGGTCGCCGTGGCGATGGTGCACGGGCCAAAGGCGGGCCTGGAGTTGCTGAAGGCGCTCGACGCCGACGCGCGAGTGGCGGGGCATCACCGGCTCGACGCCGTCCGGGCGCACCTGCTGGAGCGGGCAGGGGAGCGGGACGCGGCCATCGAGCACTTCCGCAAGGCGGCGGGCCGCACGACCAACCTCCCGGAGCGGAACTACCTGCTGATGCAGGCGGCGAGGCTGCGCGACACGGGCGCGTGA
- a CDS encoding L-threonylcarbamoyladenylate synthase: MAAPILEVDLEHPSPRHVQRAVEVLERGGLLAYPTDTYYGLGCDLSSKKGIERLYQLKGRDKKKPLSFLCPDLSDVARYAHVSNFAYRTMKGLTPGAFTFIMEATRLVPDLMMTRQKQVGIRVPDAPLVREIARTLGRPLVTTSATNTEGVPLTDAKDIKAELGHGLDLILDGGVTLNEPSTVISLIGDTLEILRQGKGRLGD, from the coding sequence ATGGCCGCACCCATCCTCGAGGTGGATTTGGAGCACCCGTCGCCGCGCCACGTGCAGCGCGCGGTGGAGGTGCTCGAGCGCGGCGGGCTGCTGGCCTACCCGACGGACACGTACTACGGCCTGGGCTGCGACTTGAGCTCCAAGAAGGGCATCGAGCGGCTGTACCAGCTCAAGGGACGCGACAAGAAGAAGCCGCTGTCCTTCCTGTGCCCGGACCTGTCGGACGTGGCGCGCTACGCGCACGTGAGCAACTTCGCGTACCGGACCATGAAGGGACTCACTCCGGGTGCGTTCACCTTCATCATGGAGGCGACGCGGCTGGTGCCGGACTTGATGATGACCCGACAGAAGCAGGTCGGCATCCGCGTGCCGGACGCTCCGTTGGTGCGCGAAATCGCGCGGACGCTGGGCCGCCCTCTGGTGACCACGTCGGCGACCAACACGGAGGGTGTGCCGCTGACCGACGCGAAGGACATCAAGGCCGAGCTCGGACATGGCCTGGACCTCATCCTCGACGGGGGCGTGACACTCAACGAGCCCTCCACGGTGATTTCACTCATCGGCGATACGCTTGAAATCCTCCGGCAGGGCAAGGGTAGGCTAGGGGACTGA
- a CDS encoding general stress protein produces the protein MSDKDNKGSMTVAEAGRKGGETVRNERGREFYETIGRKGGATVKAERGRSFYEEIGRKGGETVKAERGAKFYEEIGKKGGDRVKATRGPNFYEEIGRKGGQKVKKLIEEGKRAARAAMQPPAGEGPQEGAAPTPPPASEPAGQGQGNE, from the coding sequence ATGTCGGACAAGGACAACAAGGGCAGCATGACGGTGGCCGAGGCAGGCCGTAAGGGCGGCGAGACTGTCCGCAACGAGCGCGGCCGTGAGTTCTACGAGACCATCGGCCGCAAGGGCGGCGCGACGGTGAAGGCCGAGCGGGGCCGCTCGTTCTACGAGGAGATCGGCCGCAAGGGCGGCGAGACGGTGAAGGCCGAGCGCGGCGCCAAGTTCTACGAGGAGATCGGCAAGAAGGGTGGTGACCGCGTCAAGGCCACCCGCGGGCCGAACTTCTACGAGGAAATCGGCCGCAAGGGCGGGCAGAAGGTGAAGAAGCTCATCGAGGAGGGCAAGCGCGCGGCTCGCGCGGCGATGCAGCCCCCCGCTGGTGAGGGCCCGCAGGAAGGCGCCGCGCCCACCCCGCCTCCGGCCTCCGAGCCGGCTGGCCAGGGCCAGGGCAACGAGTAG
- a CDS encoding LysR family transcriptional regulator, which yields MDLFAGVVPFVHVAEEASFRKAAARLGVTTAAVSKAVRKLEEDVGVRLLERTSRQVALTPEGIEFLERAREAVAQVRAARETVARAQRAPRGPLTVSLTHILAPVVLPRLARLQARYPQLTLHIRMDDRFSRMVDEHIDVALRVGELEDSSLVARRLLSTRWVTLASPAYLARHGTPAHPDELARHPCLKFVDPRGMAREWLFRREPGGRPETVRTRTGMDVNHGPALLDLAEAGAGPCQVLDFMLDARARDGRLVEVLAAHSAEGPPVHALCLPGWQSVPRVQALLKLLSEELRPGGRE from the coding sequence ATGGACCTGTTCGCGGGCGTCGTCCCATTCGTGCATGTGGCTGAAGAGGCCAGCTTCCGCAAGGCGGCCGCGCGGCTCGGCGTCACCACGGCGGCGGTGAGCAAGGCGGTGCGCAAGCTGGAGGAGGACGTGGGCGTCAGGCTCCTGGAGCGCACGTCCCGGCAGGTGGCCCTCACCCCCGAGGGCATCGAGTTCCTCGAGCGCGCCCGCGAGGCGGTGGCGCAGGTGCGGGCCGCGCGCGAGACGGTGGCCCGGGCCCAGCGCGCGCCCCGGGGGCCGCTCACGGTGTCGCTGACGCACATCCTCGCGCCGGTGGTGCTGCCCCGGCTCGCGCGGCTCCAGGCGCGCTATCCGCAGCTCACGCTCCACATCCGCATGGACGACCGCTTCAGCCGCATGGTGGACGAGCACATCGACGTGGCGCTGCGCGTGGGGGAATTGGAGGACTCCAGCCTCGTGGCGCGGCGGCTGTTGTCCACGCGCTGGGTGACGCTGGCCTCGCCCGCGTACCTCGCGCGCCATGGCACGCCCGCGCACCCGGACGAGCTCGCACGCCACCCGTGCCTCAAGTTCGTGGACCCGCGCGGCATGGCGCGCGAGTGGCTCTTCCGCCGCGAGCCCGGCGGCCGGCCGGAGACGGTGCGCACGCGCACGGGCATGGACGTGAATCACGGCCCCGCGCTGCTGGACCTCGCCGAGGCCGGCGCCGGCCCCTGCCAGGTGCTGGACTTCATGCTGGACGCGCGCGCCCGTGACGGGCGGCTGGTGGAGGTGCTCGCGGCGCATTCCGCGGAAGGGCCTCCCGTCCATGCCCTGTGCCTTCCCGGGTGGCAGTCCGTACCCCGGGTGCAGGCACTGCTGAAGCTCCTGTCGGAAGAGCTGCGACCCGGGGGCCGCGAGTAG
- a CDS encoding NADPH-dependent F420 reductase — protein sequence MKIAILGTGIVGETLGSKLVELGHEVRMGSRTANHEKAVAWTKKAGARASQGTFADAAAFGELVFNCTSGTVSLEALKLAGAENLKGKVLVDVSNPLDFSKGFPPTLSVCNTDSTGEQLQRAFPDVKVVKSLNTVTAGVMVNPAKLSSPTDIFVAGNDAGAKKQVTQLLTEGFGWKRVVDLGDISGARATEGHMFLWLRLYGALGTADFNLQIVRA from the coding sequence ATGAAGATCGCGATTCTGGGCACGGGCATCGTCGGCGAGACGCTGGGCAGCAAGCTGGTGGAGCTGGGCCACGAGGTGCGCATGGGCTCGCGCACGGCGAACCACGAGAAGGCGGTGGCGTGGACGAAGAAGGCCGGCGCGCGCGCGTCGCAGGGGACCTTCGCGGACGCGGCGGCCTTCGGGGAGCTGGTGTTCAACTGCACCTCCGGCACGGTCTCGCTCGAAGCGCTGAAGCTCGCGGGGGCAGAGAACCTGAAGGGCAAGGTGCTGGTGGACGTGTCCAACCCGCTGGACTTCTCCAAGGGCTTCCCGCCCACCCTCTCCGTCTGCAACACGGACTCGACGGGCGAGCAGCTCCAGCGAGCCTTCCCGGACGTGAAGGTGGTGAAGAGCCTCAACACCGTCACCGCGGGCGTCATGGTGAATCCGGCGAAGCTGTCCTCGCCCACGGACATCTTCGTCGCGGGCAATGACGCGGGCGCGAAGAAGCAGGTGACGCAATTGCTCACCGAGGGCTTCGGCTGGAAGCGCGTCGTCGACCTGGGGGACATCTCCGGCGCGCGCGCCACGGAAGGGCACATGTTCCTGTGGCTCCGGCTCTACGGGGCGCTCGGCACCGCCGACTTCAACCTGCAGATTGTGCG
- the xerD gene encoding site-specific tyrosine recombinase XerD, giving the protein MEGLLDAFIAFIRAERGLSGKTVDAYAADLTAYFEDLRARGLDDVTRAKQEDVSAHLSALGKRGVGKRSQARHLAALRGFHRFLVAERMADKDPTEDLDTPRSAKKLPSFLTLEEVEQLLAAPDERTSTGLRDKAMLEVLYATGLRVSELCGLGLNDIQLTAGYLVAKGKGAKERLVPLGRVAIEKVQAYLSVSRPALIGKRQSKALFVTPRGAGFTRQGFWKLLKRYALKAGIRKPLSPHKLRHSFATHLVERGADLRAVQQMLGHADLATTQIYTHVNSARLRSVYDEFHPRSDVFVPKPKKRKTGT; this is encoded by the coding sequence ATGGAAGGGTTGCTCGACGCGTTCATCGCCTTCATCCGCGCGGAGCGGGGGCTGTCCGGCAAGACGGTGGACGCCTATGCCGCGGACCTCACCGCGTACTTCGAGGACCTACGGGCGCGCGGCCTCGATGACGTGACGCGGGCGAAGCAGGAGGACGTCTCCGCGCACCTGTCCGCGCTGGGCAAGCGTGGCGTGGGCAAGCGGAGCCAGGCGCGCCACCTCGCCGCGCTGCGCGGCTTCCACCGCTTCCTCGTCGCCGAGCGCATGGCGGACAAGGACCCGACCGAGGACCTCGACACGCCGCGCTCGGCGAAGAAGCTGCCCTCGTTCCTCACGCTGGAGGAGGTGGAGCAGCTCCTCGCCGCCCCCGACGAGCGCACGTCCACGGGCCTGCGCGACAAGGCGATGCTGGAGGTGCTGTACGCCACGGGCCTGCGCGTGAGCGAGCTGTGCGGCCTGGGGCTCAATGACATCCAGCTCACCGCGGGCTACCTCGTGGCGAAGGGCAAGGGCGCCAAGGAGCGCCTCGTTCCGCTGGGCCGCGTCGCCATCGAGAAGGTGCAGGCGTACCTGTCGGTGTCCCGGCCCGCGCTCATTGGCAAGCGGCAGTCGAAGGCGCTGTTCGTCACGCCTCGCGGCGCGGGCTTCACGCGGCAGGGCTTCTGGAAGCTGCTCAAGCGGTACGCGCTGAAGGCGGGCATCCGCAAGCCGCTGTCACCGCACAAGCTGCGCCACTCGTTCGCCACGCACCTGGTCGAGCGGGGGGCCGACCTGCGCGCCGTGCAGCAGATGCTCGGCCATGCGGACCTGGCCACCACGCAGATCTACACGCACGTGAACAGCGCGCGCCTGCGCTCCGTGTACGACGAGTTCCACCCGCGCAGCGACGTGTTCGTCCCCAAGCCGAAGAAGCGGAAGACGGGCACGTAG
- a CDS encoding YciI family protein → MKYMLMMNHPGQGQYQISSWPQKDIKAHIQFMISFAKKLSASGELVAGEGLAGPDQAKLIRAGNDGKPITDGVFAESKEFLVGYWIIDVESPERAYAIAAEASAAPGPGGKPLNMGIEVRQVMSGPPPEFM, encoded by the coding sequence ATGAAGTACATGCTGATGATGAATCACCCGGGCCAGGGGCAGTACCAGATCTCGAGCTGGCCGCAGAAGGACATCAAGGCGCACATCCAGTTCATGATCAGCTTCGCCAAGAAGCTCAGCGCGTCGGGTGAGCTGGTGGCCGGGGAGGGACTGGCCGGGCCCGACCAGGCGAAGCTCATCCGTGCCGGGAATGACGGCAAGCCCATCACCGACGGCGTCTTCGCGGAGTCGAAGGAGTTCCTCGTCGGCTACTGGATCATCGACGTCGAGAGCCCCGAGCGCGCCTATGCCATCGCCGCCGAGGCGTCCGCCGCGCCCGGGCCCGGGGGCAAGCCGCTCAACATGGGCATCGAGGTGCGTCAGGTGATGAGCGGGCCTCCTCCCGAGTTCATGTGA
- a CDS encoding cation:proton antiporter, whose product MKGAVIRLVLVMGLLAIISRAQMLRVDSGTPVTLAAGALLLCGLFAGKVAKGFGLPRLTGYLLVGVAVGPYALGFIPNAGVKGLELVKGLAVSLIALVAGTELRLGLIRQVGTRVALLCAGVCGLTFVVCFGALFAFKPLLPFMASMTVAQGLAVSALVSTVVVSFSPTVTIAIVQETSARGSFTEFLMALVIIGDLFVMVAFALAAGITKASFGGGLDVAGLLGGVGWELFGSVGVGCVLAVAVLVYMRGVKQELPLFLVGLSFTAAEGGARLHLSPLLVSLAAGALVANLDERSGERIHHAIQQAGLPVFALFFAAAGAGLKLDALVTVGPVALVLVALRGVAIWFSCRKLAPADDPRLRRYLWMGLISQAGVTFGLAALVSRTFPSFGPNVEVLIVAMITAHELVGPVLTRRALSASGEIRADEAAGTA is encoded by the coding sequence ATGAAGGGCGCCGTCATCCGCCTCGTGCTGGTGATGGGGCTGCTGGCCATCATCAGCCGTGCGCAGATGCTGCGCGTGGACTCGGGCACGCCGGTGACGCTGGCGGCGGGCGCGCTGCTGCTGTGCGGCCTGTTCGCGGGGAAGGTGGCCAAGGGTTTCGGCCTGCCCCGGCTCACGGGCTACCTGTTGGTGGGCGTGGCGGTGGGGCCGTACGCGCTGGGCTTCATCCCCAACGCGGGCGTGAAGGGGCTGGAGCTGGTGAAGGGGCTCGCAGTGAGCCTCATCGCGCTGGTGGCGGGCACGGAGCTGCGGCTGGGGCTCATCCGCCAGGTGGGCACGCGGGTGGCGCTCCTGTGCGCGGGCGTCTGCGGGCTGACCTTCGTGGTGTGCTTCGGGGCGCTGTTCGCCTTCAAGCCGCTGCTGCCCTTCATGGCGTCCATGACGGTGGCGCAGGGCCTGGCGGTCAGCGCGCTGGTGTCCACGGTGGTGGTGTCGTTCTCGCCCACCGTCACCATCGCCATCGTCCAGGAGACGAGCGCGCGCGGCTCCTTCACCGAGTTCCTCATGGCGCTGGTCATCATCGGCGACCTGTTCGTCATGGTGGCCTTCGCGCTGGCGGCGGGCATCACGAAGGCGAGCTTCGGCGGCGGCCTGGACGTGGCGGGGCTGCTGGGCGGGGTGGGGTGGGAGCTGTTCGGCTCGGTGGGGGTGGGCTGCGTGCTGGCGGTGGCGGTGCTCGTCTACATGCGCGGCGTGAAGCAGGAGCTGCCCCTGTTCCTGGTGGGCCTGTCCTTCACGGCGGCCGAGGGCGGCGCGCGGCTGCACCTGTCACCGCTGCTGGTGTCGCTGGCGGCCGGGGCGCTCGTCGCCAACCTGGACGAGCGCTCGGGCGAGCGCATCCACCATGCGATTCAGCAGGCGGGCCTGCCGGTGTTCGCGCTCTTCTTCGCGGCGGCTGGCGCGGGGCTGAAGCTGGATGCGCTGGTGACGGTGGGGCCGGTGGCGCTGGTGTTGGTGGCGTTGCGCGGCGTGGCCATCTGGTTCTCCTGCCGCAAGCTCGCGCCCGCGGACGACCCGCGCCTGAGGCGCTACCTGTGGATGGGGCTCATCTCCCAGGCGGGCGTCACCTTCGGGCTCGCGGCGCTGGTGTCGCGGACCTTCCCCAGCTTCGGCCCGAACGTGGAGGTGTTGATTGTCGCGATGATTACCGCGCACGAACTGGTGGGCCCCGTGCTCACGCGGCGTGCGCTGTCCGCCAGCGGGGAGATCCGCGCGGACGAGGCGGCCGGAACGGCGTAG